A single region of the Sorghum bicolor cultivar BTx623 chromosome 7, Sorghum_bicolor_NCBIv3, whole genome shotgun sequence genome encodes:
- the LOC8083531 gene encoding alpha carbonic anhydrase 7: MSPARRHHLHLGVAALLAAAVLLSAAVPAARAQETEHEEEFSYIPGDEHGPEHWGRIKEEWAACGTGRLQSPIDLSHERVSLVRSLGYLHHSYRPAEASIVNRGHDIMVRFEGDAGSLVINGTAYYLKQLHWHSPAEHTVDGRRYDMELHLVHESADKKAAVIAILYEVGRHEDAFLRHLEPFIRRIADVRDREERVGVVDPRRARGTASVYYRYMGSLTAPPCTEGVIWTIVKRVRSVSKYQLELLREAVHDDMENNARPLQEANNRHISIFRPKPDKHY; the protein is encoded by the exons ATGTCTCCAGCTCgccgccaccacctccacctCGGCGTCGCAGCGCTCCTAGCTGCCGCCGTCCTGCTCTCCGCCGCCGTGCCGGCTGCCAGAGCGCAGGAAACCGAGCATGAGGAGGAGTTCAGCTACATCCCCGGCGACGAGCACGGGCCGGAGCACTGGGGACGCATCAAAGAGGAGTGGGCGGCGTGCGGCACGGGGCGATTGCAGTCGCCCATCGACCTCTCCCACGAGCGCGTCTCGCTGGTGCGCTCCCTCGGCTACCTCCACCACTCCTACCGCCCCGCCGAGGCATCCATCGTCAACCGCGGCCACGACATCATGGTGAGGTTCGAGGGCGACGCCGGGAGCCTTGTGATCAACGGCACGGCGTACTACCTGAAGCAGCTGCACTGGCACTCGCCCGCCGAGCACACCGTGGACGGCCGCAGGTACGACATGGAGCTGCACCTGGTGCACGAGAGCGCCGACAAGAAGGCCGCGGTGATCGCCATCCTCTACGAGGTCGGCCGCCACGAGGACGCGTTCCTCCGCCACCTGGAGCCCTTCATCAGGCGGATCGCCGACGTGCGAGACAGGGAGGAGCGCGTCGGCGTGGTCGACCCGCGGCGCGCGCGCGGCACGGCCAGCGTCTACTACCGCTACATGGGCTCGCTCACCGCGCCGCCCTGCACCGAGGGGGTCATCTGGACCATCGTCAAGAGG GTTCGCAGCGTGTCCAAGTACCAGCTGGAGCTTCTCAGGGAAGCCGTGCACGAC